Proteins encoded together in one Polaribacter reichenbachii window:
- the gcvT gene encoding glycine cleavage system aminomethyltransferase GcvT, which produces MKNIALHKIHENLGAKMVPFAGYNMPVSYEGVTAEHLTVRNGVGVFDVSHMGEFLVSGDNALALIQKVTSNDASKLAIGDAQYSCFPNTENGIVDDLICYRIKENTYLLVVNASNIEKDWNWISKYNEEFGAELRDLSEDYSLLAIQGPKAVEAMQSLSSLDLAAIPFYKFKVGDFAGIENVIISATGYTGSGGFEIYCKNSEVEQIWNKVFEAGAEYGIKPIGLAARDTLRLEMGYCLYGNDIDDTTSPIEAGLSWITKFTKDFVNADALAKQKEQKPTKRLVAFELNDRGIPRQGYDIVDGNGNVIGNVTSGTMSPSLSKGIGLGYVPTQFAKSGTEINIQVRKKAIPATIVKLPFYKN; this is translated from the coding sequence ATGAAAAATATTGCATTACATAAAATTCACGAAAATTTAGGCGCAAAAATGGTACCTTTTGCTGGTTATAACATGCCAGTTTCTTACGAAGGTGTTACAGCAGAACATCTTACAGTTAGAAATGGAGTTGGTGTTTTTGATGTAAGTCATATGGGAGAATTTCTAGTTTCTGGTGATAATGCTTTGGCTTTAATTCAGAAAGTCACCTCTAACGATGCTTCTAAATTAGCTATTGGAGATGCACAATACAGCTGTTTTCCAAACACAGAAAACGGAATTGTAGATGATTTAATCTGTTATCGAATTAAAGAGAATACTTATTTATTGGTTGTAAATGCCTCTAATATTGAAAAAGATTGGAACTGGATTAGCAAGTACAATGAAGAGTTTGGAGCAGAATTAAGAGATTTATCAGAAGATTATTCTTTACTAGCCATTCAAGGTCCAAAAGCTGTTGAAGCTATGCAGTCTCTATCTTCTTTAGATTTAGCAGCAATTCCTTTTTATAAATTTAAAGTTGGCGATTTTGCAGGTATAGAAAACGTAATTATTTCTGCAACTGGTTATACAGGTTCTGGTGGATTCGAAATTTATTGTAAAAACTCTGAAGTTGAACAAATTTGGAACAAAGTTTTTGAAGCTGGTGCAGAATATGGTATAAAACCAATTGGTTTGGCTGCAAGAGATACCTTGCGTTTAGAAATGGGTTATTGTTTATATGGTAATGATATTGATGATACAACATCGCCAATAGAAGCTGGTTTAAGTTGGATAACAAAATTTACCAAAGACTTTGTAAATGCTGATGCTTTAGCAAAACAAAAAGAACAAAAACCTACAAAACGTTTGGTTGCTTTTGAATTAAATGATAGAGGAATTCCAAGACAAGGTTATGATATTGTAGATGGTAATGGAAATGTTATTGGTAACGTAACTTCTGGTACAATGAGCCCAAGTTTAAGTAAAGGAATTGGTTTAGGTTATGTACCTACTCAATTTGCTAAATCTGGAACAGAAATAAATATTCAGGTTCGTAAAAAAGCAATACCAGCAACTATAGTTAAATTACCTTTTTATAAAAATTAA
- a CDS encoding aminopeptidase P N-terminal domain-containing protein — protein MKRLKFTLILFLTISLNGFSQTPTDFLSKEFHKERRDLLRSKMPANSVTVVFANPLRNRANDVDYVFHQDPNFYYLTGYREPNGVLVLFSDDQTDADGNTYNEILYVQKRDKRAEQWNGKRLGVEGAKNELGFKMAFNASEFIESNIDFKKFDKVFIEKFNDDYRNLSGADVFDLVKSFKQKSGYDPNIFLSQIKKYVYSNVAETPIESSANVISIIDRMADRSSEIKNDELLNKYKSAESDKLKNEIKQKISLALKPKTNIDLSFLSANLATMREVKTAAELKLLTKAVRISAVGQIEVMKAMKPHMSETELQGIHEFVYKKYGAEYEGYPSIVGAGNNGCILHYIENNKTKVANDLVLMDLGAEYRGFTADVTRTIPANGKFTKAQKEIYDLVYEAQEAGIALYTIGEKMSAPNQAARKIINQGLFELGIIKSVDERHNYFPHGTSHHIGLDVHDPGNYNTFEENMVVTMEPGIYIPEGSACDKKYWGIGIRIEDDILVTKKGPVNLSAEAPRTTEEIEKMMAKKSVLDEFVLPNLDK, from the coding sequence ATGAAGCGCTTAAAATTTACACTCATTTTATTTTTAACAATTTCGTTAAACGGATTTTCACAAACGCCAACCGATTTTTTATCGAAAGAATTTCATAAAGAAAGACGCGATTTGTTGCGCTCTAAAATGCCAGCAAATTCAGTTACTGTAGTTTTTGCAAATCCGCTTAGAAATAGAGCAAATGATGTAGATTATGTTTTTCATCAAGACCCAAACTTTTATTATTTAACAGGTTACAGAGAGCCAAATGGAGTTTTAGTTTTATTTTCTGATGATCAAACTGATGCTGATGGCAATACTTATAACGAAATTTTATACGTGCAAAAAAGAGATAAAAGAGCAGAACAATGGAATGGTAAACGTTTAGGAGTTGAAGGGGCAAAAAATGAATTGGGTTTTAAAATGGCTTTTAATGCATCAGAATTTATAGAATCTAATATAGATTTTAAAAAGTTCGATAAAGTTTTTATAGAAAAATTTAATGACGATTATAGAAATTTAAGTGGTGCAGATGTGTTTGATTTGGTAAAAAGTTTTAAACAGAAATCTGGTTATGACCCAAACATATTTTTATCTCAAATAAAAAAATATGTATATAGTAATGTTGCAGAAACGCCTATTGAAAGCAGTGCAAATGTAATTAGTATTATAGATAGAATGGCAGATCGTTCATCAGAAATTAAAAATGACGAACTTTTAAATAAATATAAATCTGCTGAAAGCGATAAATTAAAAAATGAAATTAAACAAAAAATTTCTTTGGCTTTAAAACCAAAAACCAATATCGATTTAAGTTTTTTATCAGCAAATTTAGCCACAATGCGTGAAGTTAAAACAGCTGCAGAATTAAAATTATTAACCAAAGCTGTTCGAATTTCTGCTGTTGGTCAAATAGAAGTTATGAAAGCTATGAAACCTCATATGTCTGAAACCGAATTGCAAGGAATTCACGAATTTGTGTACAAAAAATATGGTGCAGAATACGAAGGATATCCATCTATAGTAGGTGCAGGTAACAATGGTTGTATTTTACATTATATAGAAAATAACAAAACAAAAGTGGCTAATGATTTAGTTTTAATGGATTTAGGTGCAGAATATAGAGGTTTTACTGCAGATGTTACTCGTACAATACCTGCAAACGGAAAATTTACAAAAGCTCAAAAAGAAATTTATGATTTAGTTTATGAAGCACAAGAAGCCGGAATCGCTTTGTATACAATAGGAGAAAAAATGAGTGCACCAAATCAAGCAGCAAGAAAAATTATTAATCAAGGATTGTTTGAACTAGGTATTATTAAATCTGTAGATGAAAGACATAATTATTTTCCTCATGGAACCTCACATCATATTGGTTTAGATGTGCATGATCCTGGAAATTATAATACATTCGAAGAAAATATGGTGGTTACAATGGAGCCAGGAATTTACATTCCAGAAGGCAGTGCTTGTGATAAAAAATATTGGGGAATAGGTATTAGAATTGAAGATGATATTTTGGTAACCAAAAAAGGCCCAGTAAATTTATCTGCAGAAGCACCAAGAACCACAGAAGAAATTGAAAAAATGATGGCTAAAAAATCTGTTTTAGACGAATTTGTTTTACCGAATTTAGATAAATAA
- a CDS encoding NAD(P)H-binding protein, translating to MSKTAIILGATGLTGNILLKKLIEDKEYSKIKLFSRNSVSIKSEKIEEFIVDLLSLEKESKDFIADEVFCCIGTTVAKTKDKELYKAIDYGIPVTAAKIAKENGIATFIVMSSLGADAKSSVFYNRTKGEMERDILCKKIKHTYILRPSLIGGDRKEFRLAEKLGKGIMQILNPLLTGSLKKFRMIHPEKIATCMQVLAKTKPGVNILSSDEIVDKSNN from the coding sequence ATGAGTAAAACTGCAATTATTTTAGGAGCTACAGGTTTAACAGGTAATATTTTACTAAAAAAATTAATTGAAGACAAAGAGTATTCTAAAATTAAATTATTTTCTAGGAATTCAGTTTCTATAAAATCAGAAAAAATTGAAGAATTTATAGTCGATTTATTATCCTTAGAAAAAGAAAGTAAAGATTTTATTGCTGATGAAGTATTTTGCTGTATTGGTACAACAGTAGCAAAAACTAAAGATAAAGAGTTGTACAAAGCCATCGATTATGGAATTCCGGTAACTGCAGCAAAAATTGCCAAAGAAAATGGTATTGCTACCTTTATTGTAATGTCTTCTTTGGGTGCAGATGCAAAAAGTTCTGTTTTTTACAATAGAACAAAAGGAGAAATGGAACGCGATATTTTATGTAAAAAAATTAAGCACACCTATATTTTACGACCTTCGTTAATTGGTGGAGACCGCAAAGAATTTAGATTAGCAGAAAAATTAGGAAAAGGCATTATGCAAATTTTAAATCCATTACTTACAGGCAGTTTAAAAAAATTTAGAATGATTCATCCAGAAAAAATAGCAACTTGTATGCAGGTTTTGGCCAAAACAAAACCAGGAGTAAATATTTTAAGTTCTGATGAAATAGTAGATAAATCGAATAATTAA
- a CDS encoding VF530 family DNA-binding protein yields the protein MSKEQPNNPLHGIKLATILEELYLEYGWEELGYALNINAFKNNPTYKSSLKFLRTTPWAREKVEKFYLKNMIN from the coding sequence ATGAGTAAAGAACAACCCAACAATCCATTACATGGAATTAAATTGGCAACAATCTTAGAAGAATTGTATTTAGAATACGGTTGGGAAGAATTAGGTTATGCCTTAAATATTAATGCGTTTAAGAATAACCCAACTTATAAATCTTCATTAAAATTTTTAAGAACTACACCTTGGGCAAGAGAAAAAGTAGAAAAGTTTTACCTAAAAAATATGATTAATTAA
- a CDS encoding sterol desaturase family protein: MDFTNPLIYGVPCFLALILVELTYSKHHKKKKKKDLYKWKDLAASLTMGIGSTIIAPLTKTIAAIVLFNFVYELFNPFVDGVRTNIMGYVSFGYAWYIWIVCQLLDDFSYYWFHRQNHNVRFLWAAHIVHHSSDNFNLGTAVRNGWFTIFYKPFFYMWIPAIGFPPEMLVVCLGIEALWQFQLHSVYIPKLGFIEKFMNTHTMHQVHHAQNIEYMDKNHGGFLNVFDKIFGTWKELDESIDIKYGVTKPPNSFNPLVILTHEYKDIWLDMKKSKNWYHKFMYAFAAPGWSHDGSTLTIKQVQKLIKEENK; this comes from the coding sequence ATGGATTTTACAAACCCACTAATATATGGTGTTCCTTGTTTTTTAGCTCTAATTTTAGTGGAGTTAACTTACAGCAAACATCACAAGAAAAAGAAAAAAAAAGACCTTTATAAATGGAAAGATTTAGCTGCTAGTTTAACTATGGGTATTGGTTCTACAATTATAGCACCACTAACCAAAACCATTGCTGCTATTGTACTTTTTAATTTTGTTTACGAGCTTTTTAACCCTTTTGTAGATGGTGTTAGAACCAATATTATGGGTTATGTTTCTTTTGGTTATGCTTGGTATATTTGGATAGTTTGCCAACTTTTAGACGATTTTAGTTATTACTGGTTTCATAGACAAAACCATAATGTTCGTTTTTTATGGGCTGCACATATTGTACATCATTCTTCAGATAATTTTAATCTGGGTACAGCTGTAAGAAATGGTTGGTTTACTATTTTTTACAAACCTTTCTTTTATATGTGGATTCCTGCAATTGGTTTTCCGCCAGAAATGTTAGTGGTTTGTTTAGGTATAGAAGCTTTATGGCAGTTTCAATTACATTCTGTTTATATTCCGAAATTGGGGTTTATTGAAAAGTTTATGAATACGCATACTATGCACCAAGTTCATCACGCACAAAACATTGAATATATGGATAAAAACCATGGTGGATTTTTAAATGTTTTTGATAAAATTTTTGGAACTTGGAAAGAATTAGATGAATCTATTGATATAAAATACGGAGTTACAAAACCACCAAATTCTTTTAATCCATTGGTAATATTAACCCACGAATACAAAGACATTTGGTTAGATATGAAAAAATCTAAAAACTGGTATCATAAATTTATGTATGCTTTTGCTGCTCCTGGTTGGTCTCATGATGGCAGTACACTAACTATTAAACAGGTTCAAAAGCTGATTAAAGAAGAGAATAAATAG
- a CDS encoding DNA topoisomerase 3, translated as MKVCIAEKPSVAREIANILGANTKRDGFYEGNGYAVTYTFGHLCTLLEPKDYKPHWKSWDLNNLPMLPERFDTKVTGDSGIKKQFNIVKSLFEKADVVINCGDAGTEGELIQRWVINQCNYKGKVQRLWISSLTEEAIKDGFNNLESSEKYDNLYYAGYSRAIGDWLLGLNATRLYTVKFGGYKQVLSVGRVQTPTLAMLVNRYFEIQNFKPQPYWELQTTYRNTLFNYEDGRFLKKEDGQVLADKVAQSDFEIVSVTKKKGKEYAPKLFDLTGLQVYCNNKFGFSADETLKIVQKLYEMKVVTYPRVDTTFLPNDLYPKIHGILSKLTNYSELTQPLLGKKIKKTKRVFDDKKVTDHHAIIPTGIQGNLQYNQQQVYDIITRRFIAVFYPDSDVSNTSVIGKAAEVPFKTTGKEIINKGWRIVFEKKESSIKKELNAAATLPSFTKGEKGKHEPSFLEKETKPPRNYTEASLLRAMETAGKQVDDDEMRELMKENGIGRPSTRASIIETLFRRKYIERKKKLVLPTQTGIDLINIIDNELLKSAELTGRWEKRLKEIERGEFNAGTFINNMKKMVDQLVYEVRSNTSKKRISAVISSAVENSTKKNTETSSTSKKKQVAGKTCPKCKTGKLLKGSSAYGCSEYKNNCNFKIPFKIYDKKVSENQIIRLIDKGCTTNLKGFVFEDKKVEGLIRFDDNFNLRLEPKKQLTSTKKVDKLSDKITCPKCKKGTILKGKTAYGCSEYKTGCDFVFTFENIKKMASGQPLTKELVLEILNQ; from the coding sequence TTGAAAGTCTGTATAGCCGAAAAACCAAGTGTAGCAAGAGAAATTGCTAATATTCTAGGAGCCAACACAAAACGTGATGGTTTTTATGAAGGAAATGGTTATGCAGTAACCTATACTTTTGGACATTTATGCACACTTTTAGAACCTAAAGATTACAAACCGCATTGGAAAAGTTGGGATTTGAACAACTTACCAATGTTACCAGAACGTTTTGATACTAAAGTTACAGGCGATTCTGGAATTAAAAAACAATTTAATATTGTAAAATCTTTATTCGAAAAAGCAGATGTTGTTATCAATTGTGGTGATGCAGGAACAGAAGGAGAATTGATACAAAGATGGGTAATTAATCAATGTAATTACAAAGGAAAAGTACAACGTTTATGGATTTCTTCTTTAACTGAAGAAGCGATTAAAGACGGATTTAACAATTTAGAATCCTCAGAAAAATACGATAATTTATATTACGCAGGTTATTCTAGAGCAATTGGAGATTGGCTTTTAGGTTTAAATGCAACTCGATTATATACTGTAAAATTTGGTGGTTACAAACAGGTTTTGTCAGTGGGTAGAGTACAAACTCCTACTCTAGCAATGTTAGTGAATCGTTATTTTGAAATACAGAATTTTAAGCCACAACCTTATTGGGAGTTACAAACAACCTACAGAAATACACTTTTTAATTACGAAGATGGGCGTTTTTTAAAAAAGGAAGATGGACAAGTTTTAGCAGACAAAGTTGCACAATCTGACTTTGAAATTGTTTCTGTTACAAAAAAGAAAGGTAAAGAATACGCACCTAAACTTTTTGATTTAACAGGTTTACAAGTATATTGTAACAATAAATTCGGATTTTCTGCGGATGAAACGTTGAAAATCGTTCAGAAGTTGTACGAAATGAAAGTAGTAACTTACCCAAGAGTTGATACTACTTTTTTACCAAATGATTTGTATCCTAAAATTCACGGAATATTATCTAAATTAACCAATTATAGCGAACTTACTCAACCGCTTTTAGGTAAAAAAATAAAGAAAACAAAACGTGTTTTTGATGATAAAAAAGTAACAGATCATCACGCAATTATTCCCACAGGAATTCAGGGGAATTTACAATACAATCAGCAACAAGTTTACGATATTATAACTCGCAGATTTATTGCAGTATTTTATCCAGATTCTGATGTTTCTAATACTTCTGTAATAGGTAAAGCTGCAGAAGTGCCTTTTAAAACTACTGGTAAAGAAATTATAAATAAAGGTTGGCGAATTGTTTTTGAAAAGAAAGAATCATCAATTAAAAAAGAGCTGAATGCTGCTGCAACTTTACCTTCTTTTACAAAAGGAGAAAAAGGAAAACACGAACCTTCTTTTTTAGAAAAAGAAACAAAACCACCAAGAAACTACACAGAAGCTAGTTTATTAAGAGCAATGGAAACTGCTGGTAAACAAGTAGATGATGATGAAATGCGTGAGTTGATGAAAGAAAACGGAATTGGAAGACCATCAACCAGAGCAAGTATTATTGAAACTTTATTCAGAAGAAAATATATAGAACGTAAGAAAAAATTGGTTTTACCAACACAAACAGGAATTGACTTAATTAATATTATTGATAATGAACTGCTAAAATCTGCTGAATTAACTGGTAGATGGGAAAAACGTTTAAAGGAAATTGAACGTGGTGAATTTAACGCAGGAACTTTCATAAATAATATGAAAAAAATGGTAGATCAATTGGTTTATGAAGTGCGTTCTAATACTTCTAAAAAACGAATTTCTGCTGTCATTTCGAGCGCAGTCGAGAATTCAACAAAAAAAAATACTGAAACAAGTTCAACATCAAAGAAAAAACAGGTTGCAGGAAAAACTTGCCCAAAATGTAAAACAGGAAAACTTTTAAAAGGCTCTTCTGCTTATGGATGTTCAGAATACAAAAATAATTGTAATTTTAAAATTCCGTTTAAGATTTACGACAAGAAAGTTTCTGAAAATCAGATTATAAGATTAATTGATAAAGGTTGTACAACCAATTTAAAGGGTTTTGTTTTTGAAGATAAAAAAGTGGAAGGTTTAATTCGTTTTGATGATAATTTTAATTTAAGACTAGAGCCAAAAAAACAACTTACAAGTACAAAAAAAGTTGATAAACTTTCTGATAAGATTACTTGCCCAAAATGTAAAAAAGGAACCATTTTAAAAGGAAAAACAGCTTATGGTTGTTCTGAATACAAAACAGGTTGTGATTTTGTTTTTACTTTCGAAAACATTAAAAAAATGGCTAGTGGCCAACCTTTAACAAAAGAACTGGTTTTAGAAATATTAAATCAATAA
- a CDS encoding restriction endonuclease, protein MYDFSTLNSFEFENLVCDLLNSKLENSPVFFQLFKPGKDKGVDLLLEKNDGTNTIVQVKHYIKSPISKLKYDLKKYELPKIKLLNPKKYIIATSCELSITDKKEIITIFDKYIRSTNDILGREDLNSLLTKNKSIEDKHFKLWFSSSAALRNIANYKFEGRRKQFQNNFLQKKLRLYVPTSSFNEALRVLKQNKFVIITGEPGVGKTTVSDIIIYDFIRKEYQINIIYDSIREIEDVLKNDNSKQVFYFDDFLGHTQAEISKAKASENFIIKTLNLIEDSENKYLILNTRKFILSSVIEESERYKRRNILNYESRIEIKSYSYGVKRRILDLHILESNLDKKNLEVLNKYAHKICIHKNFSPRIIEFFTSKINSFFEAEKFEEFIFDNLNNPKEIWRHAYLNQISDYDRFLLNTLYSLNFKCNKSVLESHYNSRLNYEVQHNNYTKPLNSFNKSLRVLNNGFLLINRFSKDEVEISFINPSLQDFLNYFIEDNEFEKESIIKSSPNIEQWFWFFFKKNNFKELNKNYSVYFLKNYKKYCTNQESIFLTSIFIYYYTDKKNSLVIKLLKSIKDWDFIYERNSYTFFFFKFLFKNAIGDTKINKTLCKLSNTVFFNYINDYEEIQDLLERVKLINNHYDFNLKNYINENHRDSNHRKKINYFKNKVESLFDELFNIEYDYLLTVKNEEVVNDSLSYLNEVYYFFKKNIFEDFIYDFSPIESKDWDHIVKINIVENTTTHYPEPIKSNDFDYNDDDFYDDFYQFTEFDTVEVELNRYYSPTSTVSNLYNYLEESLLIKPGLGSFTDYSNEENEDDYLPF, encoded by the coding sequence ATGTATGATTTTTCAACATTAAATTCATTTGAATTTGAAAACCTTGTTTGTGACCTATTAAACAGTAAGTTAGAAAATTCACCTGTTTTTTTTCAGCTTTTTAAGCCTGGTAAAGATAAAGGTGTAGATTTACTTTTAGAAAAAAATGATGGAACAAATACAATAGTACAAGTTAAGCATTATATAAAAAGTCCAATTTCAAAATTAAAGTATGATTTAAAGAAATATGAATTACCAAAAATAAAACTACTTAATCCCAAAAAATATATAATTGCGACTTCTTGTGAACTAAGTATTACTGACAAAAAAGAAATTATAACAATTTTTGATAAATATATAAGATCAACAAATGATATTTTAGGTCGTGAAGATTTAAACTCATTACTTACAAAAAATAAAAGTATTGAAGACAAGCATTTTAAATTATGGTTTTCAAGTTCAGCAGCTTTAAGGAATATTGCAAATTATAAATTCGAAGGGAGAAGAAAACAATTTCAAAATAATTTTCTTCAGAAAAAACTAAGACTTTATGTTCCTACTTCCTCTTTTAATGAAGCTTTAAGAGTATTAAAACAAAACAAATTTGTTATTATTACTGGTGAACCTGGAGTTGGAAAAACAACTGTTTCTGATATAATTATATATGATTTTATAAGAAAAGAATATCAAATTAATATAATATATGATTCAATAAGAGAAATTGAAGATGTCCTTAAAAATGATAATAGCAAACAAGTTTTTTATTTTGATGACTTCTTAGGTCATACTCAAGCAGAAATTTCAAAAGCTAAAGCTTCTGAGAATTTTATCATAAAAACCCTAAACTTGATTGAAGATTCAGAAAACAAATATTTAATTCTAAATACTAGAAAATTTATTCTTTCATCTGTCATTGAAGAATCTGAAAGGTATAAAAGAAGGAATATTTTAAATTATGAATCTAGAATTGAAATTAAATCTTATAGCTATGGAGTTAAAAGAAGAATTCTAGATTTACATATTTTAGAGTCAAATTTAGATAAAAAAAACCTTGAGGTACTAAATAAATATGCACACAAAATATGTATCCATAAGAATTTTTCTCCTAGAATTATCGAATTTTTCACTTCTAAAATTAATTCTTTTTTTGAGGCAGAAAAATTTGAAGAATTTATTTTTGATAATTTAAACAATCCTAAAGAAATATGGAGACACGCATATTTAAATCAGATATCTGATTATGATAGGTTTCTTTTAAACACATTATATTCTTTAAATTTTAAGTGCAATAAATCTGTTTTAGAAAGTCATTATAATTCAAGATTAAATTATGAAGTACAACATAACAATTATACAAAACCCCTAAATTCTTTCAACAAGTCTCTCAGAGTTTTAAATAATGGTTTTCTTTTAATAAATAGGTTCTCAAAAGATGAAGTGGAAATTTCTTTTATCAACCCATCGTTACAAGATTTTCTTAATTATTTTATAGAAGATAATGAATTTGAAAAAGAAAGTATTATAAAATCTTCTCCAAATATTGAGCAATGGTTTTGGTTTTTTTTCAAAAAAAATAATTTTAAAGAATTGAATAAAAATTATTCTGTTTACTTTTTAAAAAATTATAAAAAATATTGTACCAATCAAGAATCTATTTTTTTAACATCAATTTTTATTTATTATTACACTGATAAAAAAAACAGTTTAGTTATAAAATTACTTAAATCAATTAAAGATTGGGATTTTATATATGAAAGAAATAGTTATACTTTTTTCTTCTTCAAATTTTTGTTCAAGAATGCAATTGGAGACACTAAAATTAATAAAACACTATGTAAATTATCCAACACAGTTTTTTTTAACTATATAAATGACTATGAAGAAATTCAAGATTTATTAGAACGTGTAAAACTAATAAACAATCATTATGATTTTAATTTAAAAAATTATATAAATGAAAATCATAGGGATTCTAATCATAGAAAAAAAATAAATTATTTTAAAAATAAAGTTGAATCTTTATTTGATGAATTATTTAACATCGAATACGATTATTTGTTAACAGTTAAAAACGAGGAAGTAGTAAATGATTCTTTAAGTTATTTGAATGAAGTTTATTATTTTTTTAAAAAAAATATTTTTGAAGATTTTATATATGATTTCTCCCCTATTGAATCTAAAGATTGGGATCATATTGTTAAAATAAACATAGTAGAAAATACTACCACACATTACCCTGAACCCATAAAAAGTAATGACTTCGATTATAACGATGATGATTTTTACGATGATTTCTATCAATTTACTGAATTTGATACAGTTGAAGTTGAACTAAATAGATATTATAGCCCAACTTCAACTGTATCAAATTTGTATAATTATTTGGAAGAGTCTTTGCTAATTAAACCAGGTCTTGGTAGTTTTACAGACTATTCAAATGAAGAAAATGAAGATGATTATTTACCTTTTTAA